CTGCACGGCTCCGAGTCGCAGCGGTTCACGCCCGGACCCGGCGCGGCCACGACGGACGTGGACGGGTGGCGCGTGGGGCTCGCGATCTGCCGCGACACCGGCCAGAGCCGGCACACCGCGCAGGTCGCGCGGCTCGGCGTGGACCTCGTCGCGGCGGGCGTGGTCGACCTGCCCGAGGACCTGGAGGAGTGCCGCGCCCGCGCGTTCGTCATCGCGCGCACGACGGGCGCCCCGGTCGCGGTGGCGAGCTTCGCCGGGCCCACGGGCGGCGGCTTCGACGAGACCGCGGGCTGCTCGTCCGTCCACGACGCCCGCGGCGAGCTCGTGACGGAGACGGGACCCACCCCCGGCACCCTGACGACCGCGACCCTGACCTGACGCCCGACTCCGGGTCGCGTGCGGGTGGAGAAGCGCTCACCTGGCGAGCGTTTCTCCACCCGGTGGCATCCTGCCGCGACCCGCCGTGCCGGGGCGCGCGGGGCGTGGCACCCTCGCGGGGGCGGGCCTTGGCGCGCGGGTCACGACGAGCCTGCGGTCGGGCCGCCGGAGACGGAGGAGCCCGCATGACGGAGAACCCTGGCCGCGAGGCCGACCTGCTCGGGCGGGTCCCCGACGGCCTGCTCATCGGCGGGCGGTGGCGCCCCGCGTCCGACGGCGCCACGTTTACCGTCCACGACCCGAGCGACGGCTCGGTCGTCAAGGAGATCGCGTCCGCGACCGCCGCCGACGGCACCGCTGCGCTCGACGCCGCAGCCGAGGCGTTCCCCGCGTGGGCCGCCACGCCAGCCCGTGAGCGCGCCGAGGTCCTGCGGCGTGCGTTCGACCTGCTGCAGGAGCGCGCGGACGACGTCGCGCTCCTCATGACCGTCGAGATGGGCAAGCCGCTGGCCGAGTCGCGCGGCGAGGTGGCGTACGGCGGGGAGTTCCTGCGCTGGTTCTCCGAGCAGGCCACGCACGTCCAGGGCCGCTACGGCGCGAACCCCGAGGGCACCGGCCGCATGATCGTGTCGCAGCACCCGGTCGGCCCGTGCTTCCTCATCACGCCGTGGAACTTCCCGCTGGCCATGGCCACGCGCAAGATCGCGCCGGCGCTCGCGGCCGGGTGCACGGTCGTCGTGAAGCCCGCGTCCCTCACGCCGCTCACCACGCTGTTCTTCGCGCAGCTCCTGCTGGACGCGGGCGTCCCGGCGGGCGTCGTCAACGTCGTCACGACGAAGCGGACCGGCCCAGTCTCCGAGGCGATCCTGAGCGACCCGCGCCTGCGCAAGCTCTCGTTCACGGGCTCGACGGAGGTCGGGCAGCAGCTCCTGGCGCAGGCCGCGCCCGGCGTGCTGCGCACGTCGATGGAGCTCGGCGGCAACGCGCCGTTCGTCGTGTTCGACGACGCGGACCTCGACACGGCCGTCGACGGCGCGATCGCCGCGAAGTTCCGCAACATCGGCCAGGCCTGCACGGCCGCCAACCGGTTCCTCGTGCACCGCTCGGTCGCGGACGAGTTCGCGCGCCGGGTCACCGAGCGCGTCACAGCGTTCCGCACCGGACGCGGCACCGAGGAGGGCGTGACGATCGGCCCGCTCATCGACGACCGCGCGGTGTCGAAGGCCGCGGACCTGGTCGACGACGCCGTCTCGCGCGGCGCGCGGGTGCTCACCGGCGGCACGCGGCTGGACCGCCCCGGCTCGTTCTACGCCGCGACCGTCCTGGCCGACGTCCGGCCCGGCTCCGCGCTGCTGCGCGAGGAGATCTTCGGTCCCGTGCTCGCGATCGTCCCGTTCGACGACGAGGACGAGGCCGTGCGCCTCGCCAACGACACCGAGTACGGGCTCGTGTCCTACGTGTTCACCGAGAACCTGGCGCGCGGGCAGCGCATGGTCGAGCGCCTCGAGACCGGGATGATGGGGCTCAACGTGGGCGTCGTGTCGAACGCCGCGGCGCCGTTCGGCGGCTGGAAGCACTCGGGCCTCGGCCGCGAGGGCGGCGCGGAGGGCATCCACGAGTACCTCCAGACCAAGTACACCCTGACCCCCGACCCCTTCGCCTGACCACCGCGCGCCGGTGCCGGGCTGGTCCCCTGGTCGCACATCCCCCGCCAGGTCGTGCGTTTCTCGCCAACTCGTGCGTTGCTCTGCACGACTTGGCGAGAAACGCACGACTTCACGACGAACTCACGCCCGACCCGGGCGAGTGCGGGTCAGGCGGGGGTGGGGGCGGACCAGCGCAGGCCGTCGAGGACCAGGCGCAGGATGCGCACCGTGCTCTCGCGGTCAGCGGTCTCGGTGCCCGCGAGGCACACGCCGCTCACGGCGCGCAGCAGGTCGACCGCGTCGACGTCCGTGCGGATCGCGCCCTGCTCCTGGGCGGCGACGACGAGCCGTGACGTGGCGGCCAGCATCCGCTCGCGCCCCTCGGCGAACACCTGCTGGACGTCCGGACCGAGCCCGGCCTTGAGCGCCGCGGCCATGCCGCGCTTGCGGATCACGTAGTCGACGAACGACAGCACCCAGTCGTCGAGCGCCTCCGCAGCGGGCCGCTCGGCGAGCAG
The sequence above is a segment of the Cellulomonas palmilytica genome. Coding sequences within it:
- a CDS encoding TetR/AcrR family transcriptional regulator; protein product: MDDQTTTARPLRADAARNRAKILEVAGAAFDAHGTEVSLEDVAKEAGVGIGTLYRHFPTRLDLIAAVYRSSLDAFVAHADELLAERPAAEALDDWVLSFVDYVIRKRGMAAALKAGLGPDVQQVFAEGRERMLAATSRLVVAAQEQGAIRTDVDAVDLLRAVSGVCLAGTETADRESTVRILRLVLDGLRWSAPTPA
- a CDS encoding carbon-nitrogen hydrolase family protein, whose protein sequence is MLTERAPSLSVAVAQPVVTAGDLRATVAAHADAVRASGARLVVFPEMSLTGYDLDAPAVDLADDALAPLVAACHETGAVALVGAPVAEGERESIAMLRFDADGVRVVYRKVWLHGSESQRFTPGPGAATTDVDGWRVGLAICRDTGQSRHTAQVARLGVDLVAAGVVDLPEDLEECRARAFVIARTTGAPVAVASFAGPTGGGFDETAGCSSVHDARGELVTETGPTPGTLTTATLT
- a CDS encoding NAD-dependent succinate-semialdehyde dehydrogenase, translated to MTENPGREADLLGRVPDGLLIGGRWRPASDGATFTVHDPSDGSVVKEIASATAADGTAALDAAAEAFPAWAATPARERAEVLRRAFDLLQERADDVALLMTVEMGKPLAESRGEVAYGGEFLRWFSEQATHVQGRYGANPEGTGRMIVSQHPVGPCFLITPWNFPLAMATRKIAPALAAGCTVVVKPASLTPLTTLFFAQLLLDAGVPAGVVNVVTTKRTGPVSEAILSDPRLRKLSFTGSTEVGQQLLAQAAPGVLRTSMELGGNAPFVVFDDADLDTAVDGAIAAKFRNIGQACTAANRFLVHRSVADEFARRVTERVTAFRTGRGTEEGVTIGPLIDDRAVSKAADLVDDAVSRGARVLTGGTRLDRPGSFYAATVLADVRPGSALLREEIFGPVLAIVPFDDEDEAVRLANDTEYGLVSYVFTENLARGQRMVERLETGMMGLNVGVVSNAAAPFGGWKHSGLGREGGAEGIHEYLQTKYTLTPDPFA